Proteins encoded in a region of the Zea mays cultivar B73 chromosome 4, Zm-B73-REFERENCE-NAM-5.0, whole genome shotgun sequence genome:
- the LOC103653087 gene encoding uncharacterized protein: MTEEYLKHTSIHGRLTTMLLFMILLASSDVVRAQTISGETKEGVTTPRSMRTASNIISTDGEEAAPRGWCFHDIVSGFYYCRKTDKYFRSFCDCLKHCLS, from the exons ATGACCGAGGAGTATTTGAAGCACACCAGCATCCATGGACGACTCACCACCATGCTGCTTTTCATGATTCTTTTGGCATCCTCCGACGTCGTCCGTGCACAAACAATAAGCG GGGAAACCAAAGAGGGCGTCACCACTCCTAGGAGCATGAGGACAGCGAGCAACATAATTAGCACCGATGGAGAAGAAGCAGCTCCTAGGGGGTGGTGCTTTCATGACATTGTTTCAGGATTTTACTACTGCAGGAAGACTGATAAGTACTTTAGGAGCTTCTGTGATTGCTTGAAGCATTGCCTTTCTTGA